The window ACCCCAAACCTCTCTGATAATGGTCTTCTGACTCTTTACAAATGCAGATATCAGATAAAAAAAACGTAAAAAACAAAAGAAGCCCTGCTATTCCGGGGGTTTTCATAAACTAACTTTCTCCCTTTACTAACGTAAGAAAATTACAGCCCAATGGGTTAAAAAGCGGTGGTTTATTGTACTGTTTTCACTCAAAATCCAAGATACAAAAGATAGAAACCGGTCACTCGTTTTGCGCTTCGCTATAAACATAAAAACCAGACGAGGAATTCCATCTATATCTTTTTGATCCTCTCGTTCAATGCCTTTATCAGATCATCAATTTGAACAGGGTGTATCTTTGTAGCCTGTTCAACGGTAAACATCTTTGCTATCGTCCTCCTTGCGACAGGATTACTTAACTGTTTAAATCCAAACTTCAGAAACACATCCAGGGTTTCAGGATACTGATCAACAACATCAAATATTTTTGTCTCCTTGGTAATTTCGTTTATGCTTTTCCCGGGTTTTTTTTCCTCCTCTTCCTCTGCATTCATCGTCCGCCACACATTATATCCAAACATACCGATTGCCACGAGCTCAATCCAGCCGGAAATACCAATGACAGAGTAATAGAAATCGCCCGAGAATCCAATCATCACCTGAGTCGAAACTCTTAAAAAGCAACCCAGGTTCAAGAGAACAAAACTCAGATTAGAAAGCCAGAGACTGGACATATTTATGCCCTTAAACGTTGGAATCATCTTTGATGCGTATCCCACAATCATCATAGTAACAAACCCTACGGTAAGTGCATGGTTCGCAGCACCATGAAACAGGTACCGTTGTTCGGAAAACGGCCCGAAAAAGGTCTTGGCTCCAAGGATGAGAACCCCAATAATCAGCCAGACATAAGCAGCCCTGATTGTTTTTGCATAACTTCTATCCATTACAACGTCATCAAGCTCCCTCGTCGATTTTTCAAATACCCTGATACCATAGACAAAAACCAAAACAGACAGAGCCACCATATATATGGTAAGATTTGAAATCATCAGTAAAGAGGGGAATCGGTAGGTCAGGGAGTTAGCGACAAAATAAACAGGTATGGTTATATTTAAAAGCCAGAACGTAATATTTACGGCTGAAACCCTGACCGTCTTTACATCAAGGAAGGCATAAACAGTCCTGATATTTACCGCAAATATGAACATGAACACAAAACCAAGCAAAAAAACGTGAACAAAAGGGCTGTAAATAGCCCCTGGTATCTCATGAGTATTTGTAAAAAAGAGATAGACATCCATGAAGAAATTCATGAAACCGCAGATCAGGAACCATATTACACCTGCCACAATAAATTTGTCATAGGCCTCTCTCTTCTCATTGCTTGCAAACACGGTACTGAATATTATGAAAGCGAATGTGATGATTGCGGCACATTCTAATAACCCGGAAACCGGCAGAATAACGTTTATGGTTTCATTAGAAAAGGGTTGGGAAAATATTCTTAAAATGTTTCCGATTACCATTAACCAGAAACTCGTCGCGGTCAATTCACTATAGCGCAGTTCAACATTTTTCACCCGTGGAACAATATAATAGGCAAAGCCGATAATACAAAGTCCTACCCACCCAAACAGCTGTGCATGGCCATGTACCTGAATAATCGAGTGAAAGTCAGTCTTAAAATCCCTTTTGAAACCAATATGTGATAAAATAGCCGCTCCAAAGGTAACACCCATAGTCAAGGTAATCAGGATGGCAGTCTTTACAAATCTTTCATAAACCTTATCTTCCTTTAACTCTACCTCCTCAACACTCTCATCTACCCCTTTTTCAATTGCCTCTTTCAATTCTCTGACTATTTCATCATAATCAACCTCATGTGCCTTGGAAAAAAAGGCTAATGGCTCATTCGGTCCTCTCACACCCCCGGCAACAACCAGATTATATTTCCTAAAGACGGCCAGTGTCTCAGGATGTTTCTTAACAATGTCCTTAATTATCGTATTTCTATTTATTTCCATGATACTTTTAAATTTGTATACCTAGAGAAAGCTATCAAGCCCTTTTTCCTTTAAAAGGCCAAGCAACTTTTTAATATCCTCTGCACTGTTTTTATCACAAACGAGAGTTGCATCTTTCGTATTTACGACAATCAGATCAGATACATTTACCGTTGCTATTAAACGTTCCTGATCCCCAACAATGATATTTCCCGTAGAATCAAGACCACAATATTTCCCCAGAACCGTATTATTCTGTTGGTCAGCGGTATTTAAACGCTCTACCGCAAGCCAGGAGCCGACATCATCCCATGTAAATTCAGCCTCAATAACCTTGACGTTTGAGATCTTTTCCATAACCCCATAATCTATTGATACATTCTCAAATCTCTCATATTCATCACGAATTACCGTTGCCTCTTCAGAAGAATCCAATGCCGCTCCAATCCTTCCCAGGCCTGATGCTAATGTTGGCATATATTTCTCTATTCCTTCCAATATAGTACTAACTGACCAGACAAAAATACCGCTATTCCAATAATATTTTCCACTCTGCAAAAATTTCTCAGCGGTAGCCCGATCCGGTTTCTCCATAAAGGCATTTACATCAAAAACCGAAAAACCATCAATACTCTCCCCATATTGGCCCCTCTTAATATAACCGTAATTCACAGAGGGATTATCCGGCTTAATCCCAAAGGTAACAAGGACGTCTGTTTTCATCGCAATCTTTCCCGCACATCGTAACCCTCTTAAAAAAACATCTGCAGGTTCAATTATGTGATCAGCCGTCATCACCGCCATAATGGCATCAGCATCTCTTTTACGTATTATTGTCGCCGCAAGACCAATACAAGCTGCGGTATTACGGCCAAACGGTTCAGAAATAATGTTCCGTTCCGGCAGGGCCGAGAGTTCTCTCTTTATACAATCTGCCTGAGAAGAAGCCGTTACAACATAAATATTTTCTAAAGGGATCTCTGATACAACTCGATCAACAGTCTGCCTGATCATGGTATCTTTTCCCGTAAGTTTCAAGAGTTGCTTCGGTGTTTTTTGCCTGCTCCAAGGCCAAAACCTCGTACCGGAACCTCCAGCCATAATCACCGCATAACTCATTACCAACCCCTTTGAAAAATCGGAAAATATATCCCCTCTACCGTACCATCAAGCAGGGAACCGCTCAAGCATGCTCCCTATCCGGCATCAAGTCCTATCGTCACCAACATTGACTGGACTCAGTTACGATAGTGATAAGACAGTATCGATGAAACAGCAATTGCGGCTGTTTCCACCCGAAGAATCTGTTTTCCCAGATTAACAAACTGACAACCTGCATCCCTTGCCAAATGCATCTCTCTTGTAGTAAATCCTCCCTCGGGGCCAATAAAGCCTATTATACTATGTATTTTTTGATGCTCTTGCAATACATTTTTAAAATTATTTGTTTCAGACTGGGAACATGCAACAAGAGAAAGATCATAATCTCCCACTCTTTTCAGAACAGTATCAAATTCTGAAACAGCCGTAATCTCTGTAATTATATTCCGGCCAGACTGTTTTGACGCTTCAATAACTACCCTCTTCCACTTTTCAATCTTGTCCGAAGCTCCAGCCTTAATCCTCACCACACTACGTTCAAAATGTGTGGGTATCAACCTTTGAACACCCAATTCTGTACATTTCTGGACAAGAAATTGAGAATATCTCCCTTTGGGAATTGCAAATGCAATATCAATCGCTACGTCCCCCTCCCTGCTGATGGCCTTGATCCTGCCTATTTCCACTTTAGCCCTTCCACTTTTTACTTCAACAATCCTGGCATCACATTCATCACCCAGGCCGTTAAACAAAACAATCATATCACCAACACTCACTCTTTTCACATGGAGTAAATGGTGCGTTTCTGAATAATCAAGCCACAAATCTTGTAAACCATGATGAAATGGGGCATAAAAACGATTTACACTCAACTTTTCCACCTAAAAAAGAGAGAAAGAAATTCAGCTATGGTTTGATTTGTTCGAAGAACTTCGGGAAGGGAGGGACGTATTCATGCAGAAAAAGCCTCAATTATCCTGAGCTGACTGCCAGATCTACTGAGGACTCAGAAACAGGTAGCCTGATATTTTTCACCGTGCCCGCCATATTACCTGTCACCTGACAGTAAAACATTACGACAACCGGTACGAAAAAACGGCTATGCCATCCCTCCGATCATCTGATGGACAGCACCACCAGCAGGAATCATTGGAAATACATTTTCTTCAGGTGAGACCCTGAAATCAATTACAACAGGCCCTCCGACAGAAATAGCTTTCTCAATGACAGGCCTGACATCCTCTTTTCTTTCAACCAGAAAACCAGTAGCACCATACCCCTCTGCCACCTTTACAAAATCAGGGCTACCTACAAGGCGAGTCTGAGAATATCTCTTATTATAAAACAGCTCTTGCCACTGCCGGACCATGCCAAGAAAACCATTATTCAGAATTGCAACAATCACGGACAGATTGTAATTTACTGCAGTACTTAGTTCCTGAATATTCATTTGAAAACTACCATCACCAGCAATGTCAATGACGATCTTATCAGGGCAGCCCAGCTTGGCTCCCAAAGAGGCCGGAAAACCAAACCCCATTGTACCCAGACCCCCTGATGAGAGAAAACTCCTTGGCTTTGTATAGGTGTAAAACTGTGCCGCCCACATCTGATGCTGCCCGACTTCAGTAGTAATTATAGCCTTATCCTTGGTCACCTCACAAATCTGTTCAACTACATACTGAGGTTTTATCTCGTTCGAGCTGTTTTGGTATGATAGCGGATATTTCTTCTTCCACTCCAGGATGCTTTCAAACCACTCTTTTCGTTCAACGTAGTTTACATATTTAATTAATTCTACCAATATTCTTTTCGCATCGCCAACAACCGGTATATCAACCTTTATATTTTTACTGATAGATGTCGGATCAATATCTATATGTATGACTACCGCATTCGGAGCAAAAGTCTCCACTTTTCCGGTAATTCTATCATCGAATCTTGCACCCACAGCGATGAGCAAATCAGATTCATGAACAGCATAATTGGCATAGGCAGTCCCATGCATCCCGAGCATACCCAACGAAAGGTCGTCATCTTCAGGAAAAGCACCCATTGCAAGCAATGTGGTGCTGACCGGCAGATTTGCCTTTCTTGCCAACTCAATGAGCTGTTCTGAACTATTCGAGCTTATTACGCCTCCTCCTGCATAAACCACAGGCCTTTTAGCCCTGTTTATTGCTTCGGCTGCTATCTTTATCTGACGCAGGTTGCCTTCATAAACCGGCTTATACCCTCGAAGATTCACCTTTTCAGGTATCTCTCCATCCCATGTATCCGTTGTCACATCCACGGGTAAATCAATCACCACAGCACCCGGTCTTCCCGTGGAGGCAATGTAAAAAGCCTCCTTAACAATCCTGCCCAAATCTCTAATATCCTTAACCAGATAGTTATGCTTTGAAATCGAGCGCGTAATGCCCGTAACATCAGCTTCCTGAAATGCATCATTACCTATCAATTGTGTCTTGACCTGTCCGGTAATAGCCACCATGGGTACAGAGTCCATGTTTGCAGTAGCTATTGCGGTTGTTAAATTTGTTGCACCCGGACCCGAGGTAACAATGCACACCCCCACCTTGCCGGTAGCACGAGCATAACCATCCGCTGCATGACCGGCACCCTGCTCATGGCGCGTCAAAATGAATTTAATATCAGAATCCATCAAGTGATCAAAAAGAGGTATTACTGCTCCACCCGGCAGACCGAAAACGTATTCAACCTTCTCCTCTTTTAATGCATCTATGAGAATTTGAGATCCTGTTCTGGGCATTTTTTTACTTACTATGATAAAAATTATAAAAAAACAATGGCTCCATCACCTTAATAATGCAGAATTCGTAGATAAGCCAATTTCCTCAACTGTTATTTGAATTGATTTATTGTCTTATGACAATGCTGGATAATCAAAAACAGCTATTGATGATAAGAGGTTTTTTAAAACGTAATGAAAATATATCAGGTCAGAAGCAAACAGATTTGTAATCAGCAATTTATAAGGGAAATTTTAAAAACCGCGTGCCGCAGTCACAGGTAGGAAGGTTTTCATTTAATAACCCTGGCCTAACCATAATAAATAAGAAATTTATACCTTTCCGGGTCTGGCCAGTAAAGGTTGGGAGAGTAAAAAACTCATCAGAGGTATTCCTCTCCATACCGACTTCTCAGAACCCCCTCATTGGAAGAATAATCATCGTCATCCGGTTCTTCCATTTCAGGAGGAACATATCCTGGTTCCTGCGACTTTTTGGATTCTTCTTTATAGGCATCAAGCACCTTCTGCTCTATTT is drawn from Candidatus Scalindua sp. and contains these coding sequences:
- a CDS encoding 16S rRNA (uracil(1498)-N(3))-methyltransferase translates to MSVNRFYAPFHHGLQDLWLDYSETHHLLHVKRVSVGDMIVLFNGLGDECDARIVEVKSGRAKVEIGRIKAISREGDVAIDIAFAIPKGRYSQFLVQKCTELGVQRLIPTHFERSVVRIKAGASDKIEKWKRVVIEASKQSGRNIITEITAVSEFDTVLKRVGDYDLSLVACSQSETNNFKNVLQEHQKIHSIIGFIGPEGGFTTREMHLARDAGCQFVNLGKQILRVETAAIAVSSILSYHYRN
- a CDS encoding DUF1858 domain-containing protein; protein product: MEINRNTIIKDIVKKHPETLAVFRKYNLVVAGGVRGPNEPLAFFSKAHEVDYDEIVRELKEAIEKGVDESVEEVELKEDKVYERFVKTAILITLTMGVTFGAAILSHIGFKRDFKTDFHSIIQVHGHAQLFGWVGLCIIGFAYYIVPRVKNVELRYSELTATSFWLMVIGNILRIFSQPFSNETINVILPVSGLLECAAIITFAFIIFSTVFASNEKREAYDKFIVAGVIWFLICGFMNFFMDVYLFFTNTHEIPGAIYSPFVHVFLLGFVFMFIFAVNIRTVYAFLDVKTVRVSAVNITFWLLNITIPVYFVANSLTYRFPSLLMISNLTIYMVALSVLVFVYGIRVFEKSTRELDDVVMDRSYAKTIRAAYVWLIIGVLILGAKTFFGPFSEQRYLFHGAANHALTVGFVTMMIVGYASKMIPTFKGINMSSLWLSNLSFVLLNLGCFLRVSTQVMIGFSGDFYYSVIGISGWIELVAIGMFGYNVWRTMNAEEEEEKKPGKSINEITKETKIFDVVDQYPETLDVFLKFGFKQLSNPVARRTIAKMFTVEQATKIHPVQIDDLIKALNERIKKI
- the ilvB gene encoding biosynthetic-type acetolactate synthase large subunit; translated protein: MPRTGSQILIDALKEEKVEYVFGLPGGAVIPLFDHLMDSDIKFILTRHEQGAGHAADGYARATGKVGVCIVTSGPGATNLTTAIATANMDSVPMVAITGQVKTQLIGNDAFQEADVTGITRSISKHNYLVKDIRDLGRIVKEAFYIASTGRPGAVVIDLPVDVTTDTWDGEIPEKVNLRGYKPVYEGNLRQIKIAAEAINRAKRPVVYAGGGVISSNSSEQLIELARKANLPVSTTLLAMGAFPEDDDLSLGMLGMHGTAYANYAVHESDLLIAVGARFDDRITGKVETFAPNAVVIHIDIDPTSISKNIKVDIPVVGDAKRILVELIKYVNYVERKEWFESILEWKKKYPLSYQNSSNEIKPQYVVEQICEVTKDKAIITTEVGQHQMWAAQFYTYTKPRSFLSSGGLGTMGFGFPASLGAKLGCPDKIVIDIAGDGSFQMNIQELSTAVNYNLSVIVAILNNGFLGMVRQWQELFYNKRYSQTRLVGSPDFVKVAEGYGATGFLVERKEDVRPVIEKAISVGGPVVIDFRVSPEENVFPMIPAGGAVHQMIGGMA
- a CDS encoding mannose-1-phosphate guanylyltransferase, which gives rise to MSYAVIMAGGSGTRFWPWSRQKTPKQLLKLTGKDTMIRQTVDRVVSEIPLENIYVVTASSQADCIKRELSALPERNIISEPFGRNTAACIGLAATIIRKRDADAIMAVMTADHIIEPADVFLRGLRCAGKIAMKTDVLVTFGIKPDNPSVNYGYIKRGQYGESIDGFSVFDVNAFMEKPDRATAEKFLQSGKYYWNSGIFVWSVSTILEGIEKYMPTLASGLGRIGAALDSSEEATVIRDEYERFENVSIDYGVMEKISNVKVIEAEFTWDDVGSWLAVERLNTADQQNNTVLGKYCGLDSTGNIIVGDQERLIATVNVSDLIVVNTKDATLVCDKNSAEDIKKLLGLLKEKGLDSFL